One Methanophagales archaeon genomic window carries:
- a CDS encoding methyltransferase domain-containing protein, with translation MSNKETKHMSNLSFRILALIHDNPIRSVFCDPYKLLRMAGLKHGQKVLEVGCGPGFFTIPAAKIVGEEGVVYAVDVHPLAIERVKEKIEREGMKNVKPMLANASDTGLPDQSIDLTFIFGLRYIAGGLGNVIAEIHRILKPGGVLSFEKTRGSAKKLIEEVEKGGFIYSGQHARIFIFRKSKAVKIEASELKK, from the coding sequence ATGAGTAATAAAGAAACAAAACACATGTCTAACTTATCGTTCAGAATACTCGCATTGATACACGACAATCCCATTCGTTCGGTTTTCTGTGATCCATACAAGCTATTGAGAATGGCGGGGTTGAAACACGGGCAGAAAGTGCTGGAGGTTGGCTGCGGTCCGGGGTTCTTTACGATACCTGCGGCAAAAATAGTAGGAGAAGAAGGCGTGGTGTATGCGGTGGATGTGCATCCGCTTGCAATTGAACGAGTAAAAGAGAAAATCGAGAGGGAGGGGATGAAGAACGTTAAGCCGATGCTCGCAAACGCATCTGATACGGGGCTACCAGACCAGAGTATAGACCTTACATTTATTTTTGGGCTTCGTTACATCGCCGGTGGGCTGGGAAATGTTATAGCCGAGATACATCGTATTTTAAAACCAGGGGGTGTGCTTTCATTTGAAAAGACCAGGGGGTCAGCGAAGAAATTAATTGAGGAGGTGGAAAAGGGCGGTTTTATTTATTCAGGGCAACATGCGAGGATATTCATATTTAGAAAGAGTAAAGCTGTAAAGATAGAGGCGAGTGAATTGAAAAAATAG